A genomic window from Candidatus Pelagisphaera phototrophica includes:
- a CDS encoding Hpt domain-containing protein codes for MSDSVLIDWEQLEMIFGEEDEEFDEDMAELFHEFVEDGKGCLENLKAGSFDSDKDSLCRDSHKLKGSSSNFGFAKVAKALANIEDNMAILTYEAFKASLSEAESAFHESTEEVTRKYLALQN; via the coding sequence ATGAGCGATTCAGTACTAATTGATTGGGAACAACTAGAGATGATCTTCGGCGAAGAAGATGAGGAATTCGACGAAGATATGGCGGAGCTCTTCCATGAATTCGTTGAGGATGGCAAAGGATGTCTCGAGAACCTCAAGGCTGGTTCGTTCGATTCTGACAAAGACTCTTTGTGCCGCGACTCGCACAAGTTGAAGGGCTCATCGAGCAACTTTGGTTTTGCGAAGGTCGCCAAAGCTCTGGCCAATATTGAAGACAACATGGCGATCCTAACATACGAAGCATTCAAGGCTTCTTTGTCCGAGGCTGAGAGCGCTTTCCACGAATCTACAGAAGAAGTTACGCGGAAGTACCTCGCTCTACAGAACTAG
- a CDS encoding HDOD domain-containing protein yields the protein MVSHPINIEEIQSDLDGIAVSPQLLPKLQQMISDCNTNPDEIRDMIRMDPALSAMILKTANNSYFNPGYHIDSIDDAIMHLGFSDVYQIVTMLTFSDLLAEPLKSYGISAGEFWQRSVACAFAMELLARKYSEDAGVAYTVGLLHGIGMVFLEREIKNTPHIEFNSSLSEDMALANEELEVFGINHAKVGAAMMREWGFSDEVVIPALNQFEPSGAGKHERMACLVSFAKRMISTIINDPASSALALGPDPLLIALLHLTKDEYYKVVEQLRTSLEKAESLVCDKKPRRPVEATEEGVVKQRVKRAIASNMGFGEGSFRL from the coding sequence ATGGTTTCGCATCCAATTAATATCGAAGAAATACAATCGGACTTGGACGGCATAGCGGTGTCACCTCAGTTGCTACCGAAGTTGCAGCAGATGATTTCCGACTGCAACACGAACCCGGATGAGATTCGGGATATGATTCGAATGGATCCTGCGTTGAGTGCCATGATACTCAAAACTGCTAACAATTCCTATTTCAACCCGGGCTACCACATCGATAGCATCGACGACGCGATTATGCATCTCGGGTTTAGTGACGTCTATCAAATTGTCACTATGTTGACATTTTCCGATTTGCTGGCCGAACCGCTCAAGTCTTACGGAATTAGTGCGGGCGAGTTCTGGCAGCGCTCCGTCGCCTGTGCTTTCGCGATGGAGCTACTGGCGCGCAAGTACAGCGAGGACGCTGGAGTGGCGTATACGGTTGGCCTATTACATGGGATTGGAATGGTATTTTTGGAGCGGGAAATCAAGAATACGCCTCACATCGAGTTTAACAGTTCGCTTTCTGAAGACATGGCTCTCGCCAACGAAGAGCTTGAGGTATTCGGAATAAACCACGCCAAGGTCGGAGCCGCAATGATGCGAGAGTGGGGATTCTCGGACGAAGTTGTCATTCCTGCCCTGAATCAGTTTGAGCCCTCGGGGGCTGGCAAGCACGAGCGTATGGCCTGCCTCGTTTCATTTGCGAAGCGGATGATCAGTACGATCATCAACGATCCTGCGAGTAGTGCGTTGGCCCTCGGACCTGATCCGTTGCTGATCGCGTTGCTCCACCTAACCAAAGACGAGTATTACAAAGTTGTGGAGCAATTGCGAACTAGCTTAGAAAAGGCGGAGAGCTTGGTGTGCGACAAAAAGCCTCGTAGACCCGTCGAAGCGACTGAAGAGGGAGTTGTTAAGCAGAGGGTCAAAAGGGCGATCGCTTCTAACATGGGCTTCGGAGAAGGCAGTTTTCGACTATAG
- a CDS encoding M16 family metallopeptidase, with product MRTPSTILLLTSLVLILGCGKVDDASSSAAVASAPIDRSSRPDPGPAPASSFPNYETQETSEGLTIYVIESDRQPMITYRLMFRSGGLFDGEKSGLAEFVADMLDKGVKGKTGYELASEIDFIGASLSATASSDFIAVSVSGLSKYKEKLLDVLKSVVLEPAFPGDELEKLRQRTLSNLISERSEPDALIGKLRRKLVYGEGAYGSFQTEESVASITRDDLIAFHKAHFLPNNASLAIVGSFDGSTELARVESELGKWKSAELPPLPELSFPEVNGGAVHLLDREDSVQSTLRVAQQSVPKSNPDTPELRVVMSILGGGFSGRLFQNLREDKGFTYGAGAYSANAAKLGAIISYADVRNEVTADAVKEIFNELNRIREEPIPLSELEMHQKYLAGNYMLSLEQPLTIARLVQEIDVYGLAPDYYQTYVSQLMSVTPELAAELANKYVLPENSIVAVVGKREEIAESLQAIGRVTVYDEKLNVQN from the coding sequence ATGAGAACGCCCTCAACGATTTTATTACTCACTTCCCTTGTTTTAATTCTGGGATGCGGAAAGGTAGACGATGCCAGTTCTTCGGCTGCAGTCGCTAGTGCTCCCATTGACCGTTCTAGTCGACCCGATCCCGGACCTGCACCTGCGTCGTCGTTTCCCAATTACGAGACGCAAGAAACCAGTGAAGGCTTGACCATTTACGTGATTGAGTCCGATCGTCAGCCAATGATTACTTATCGATTGATGTTCCGTTCGGGTGGACTTTTCGATGGCGAGAAATCGGGCTTGGCGGAGTTTGTTGCAGACATGCTGGATAAGGGCGTGAAGGGCAAGACAGGTTATGAGTTAGCAAGCGAGATCGACTTTATTGGGGCCAGTCTATCTGCGACTGCTTCTTCGGATTTTATCGCTGTCTCAGTGTCAGGCCTTTCCAAGTACAAAGAGAAATTGCTGGATGTTTTGAAAAGTGTGGTTCTCGAGCCAGCATTTCCTGGAGACGAGCTTGAGAAACTGAGACAGCGCACGCTTTCGAACTTGATTTCAGAGCGGAGCGAACCAGATGCGCTAATTGGGAAGCTTAGACGTAAGCTGGTCTACGGAGAGGGGGCGTATGGCTCTTTTCAAACCGAGGAGAGCGTCGCTTCGATTACGCGCGATGATCTGATCGCATTTCACAAGGCACACTTTCTGCCGAACAACGCATCTTTGGCGATAGTGGGAAGTTTTGATGGTTCGACTGAGTTGGCTCGAGTTGAGAGCGAGTTAGGTAAATGGAAATCGGCGGAACTCCCACCTTTGCCGGAGTTATCCTTTCCTGAGGTGAACGGAGGCGCGGTTCATTTGCTCGACCGTGAAGATTCGGTCCAATCAACGCTTCGTGTGGCCCAGCAGTCAGTACCAAAATCTAATCCAGACACACCTGAGCTTCGGGTTGTGATGTCCATTCTGGGAGGAGGCTTTTCTGGCCGTCTTTTCCAGAATTTGCGGGAAGACAAGGGCTTCACATACGGGGCCGGAGCATACTCGGCTAATGCCGCCAAGCTAGGGGCGATAATCTCCTATGCTGATGTTCGGAACGAAGTGACTGCGGATGCGGTGAAGGAGATCTTCAATGAGCTAAACCGCATCAGGGAAGAACCTATTCCCCTATCGGAGCTCGAAATGCATCAAAAGTATTTGGCAGGGAATTACATGCTCAGTCTTGAGCAGCCTTTGACGATCGCTCGTTTGGTGCAAGAGATTGACGTCTATGGATTAGCTCCTGATTACTACCAAACCTACGTTTCTCAATTGATGTCTGTGACGCCGGAGCTAGCAGCGGAATTGGCCAACAAGTACGTTCTGCCAGAGAATAGCATCGTTGCAGTTGTGGGTAAGCGTGAAGAGATCGCGGAGTCGCTTCAAGCGATCGGCCGCGTCACGGTATACGACGAGAAGTTGAACGTGCAAAACTAG
- a CDS encoding M16 family metallopeptidase, whose protein sequence is MKRNFFLCLAAPIGFLAFSIGVLAKSPNIEFEEFDLPNGLHVILHRNTDAPVVSSYVLYHVGSKDERPDRTGFAHFFEHLMFEGSTNIERGQIDKLISGAGGNLNASTSFDRTDYYINLPSNELELALWIESERLMHAVVDETGVETQREVVKEERRSRYDNQPYGSLMENMAGAVFAGTPYAWTPIGSAQYIDEATIDEFRDFYKKWYVPNNAILSIAGDIDLVKTKQLVEQYFGQIPRGEDPQRAGIDWDLMAPGTSKLVDEPMTPLPAAVHIWRAPVLTHEDAEAIDLLISILATGKSSRMYRRLVDVERAAVNSAAFTWMQEKAGLVAAYAIGNRGVTIEQLDSLIEEEVEKLIDTGVTDQEFQKALNQKESEIASSVGTMSSRAQSLANNHLWYGDAGRINRELEAYLKVKKEDLQRVAKNYLKKDRRNTLHYPVPEK, encoded by the coding sequence ATGAAGCGAAACTTTTTCCTGTGCCTAGCAGCACCCATCGGTTTTCTCGCGTTCTCAATCGGAGTGCTTGCGAAATCGCCGAATATTGAATTCGAGGAATTCGACTTACCCAATGGATTGCACGTCATCCTCCATCGCAATACGGACGCCCCCGTGGTTTCGTCCTATGTATTGTACCATGTGGGTAGCAAAGATGAACGACCAGACCGCACCGGATTCGCCCACTTTTTCGAGCATTTGATGTTCGAAGGTAGCACGAATATTGAGCGTGGGCAGATCGACAAGCTCATCTCAGGGGCGGGAGGCAATTTGAACGCTTCCACTTCATTTGACCGTACCGACTACTACATAAATCTTCCCTCGAATGAGTTGGAGCTAGCATTGTGGATAGAGTCGGAGCGTTTGATGCATGCGGTGGTCGACGAGACTGGTGTGGAAACGCAGCGAGAGGTTGTTAAAGAAGAGCGACGTTCCCGGTATGACAATCAGCCCTATGGGTCCCTTATGGAGAACATGGCGGGAGCGGTTTTTGCAGGTACTCCTTATGCTTGGACACCGATTGGTTCAGCCCAATACATTGACGAAGCGACAATCGACGAATTTCGGGACTTCTACAAGAAGTGGTACGTTCCTAATAATGCGATTCTGTCCATTGCGGGCGATATCGATTTGGTTAAAACGAAGCAGCTTGTGGAGCAGTACTTTGGGCAAATCCCCCGGGGAGAAGATCCGCAGAGGGCAGGAATCGACTGGGATTTGATGGCCCCCGGGACGTCAAAATTGGTGGATGAGCCGATGACCCCGCTTCCGGCTGCTGTGCACATTTGGCGAGCGCCGGTGCTGACTCACGAGGATGCCGAGGCGATCGACTTGCTGATTAGCATTCTTGCTACGGGGAAAAGTTCCCGAATGTATCGGCGCTTGGTCGATGTTGAGAGAGCTGCGGTCAACTCGGCAGCGTTTACCTGGATGCAGGAGAAGGCGGGCCTCGTGGCTGCATACGCGATTGGAAACAGAGGAGTCACGATAGAGCAGCTGGATAGTCTGATCGAAGAGGAGGTTGAAAAGTTGATCGATACAGGGGTGACGGACCAGGAATTTCAGAAGGCGTTAAATCAAAAGGAATCGGAGATCGCGTCATCTGTCGGCACAATGAGTAGCCGGGCGCAGTCGTTGGCAAACAATCATCTTTGGTATGGGGACGCTGGCCGTATCAATCGTGAGCTTGAAGCATACTTGAAGGTGAAAAAGGAAGACCTGCAGCGGGTTGCGAAAAACTATTTGAAAAAAGATCGAAGAAACACGCTCCATTACCCAGTGCCTGAAAAATGA
- the panD gene encoding aspartate 1-decarboxylase, with protein MKRSMLKSKIHRAVVTDADLNYEGSISIDPNLCEAVDLVEFEKVDVYNCNNGNRFHTYVIWGKPGEICINGAAAHLASPGDLVIIASYTKVKESKVDTFRPKLVLVNGNNGIKTIKEPNVRRARGAEAL; from the coding sequence ATGAAACGCTCCATGCTAAAATCAAAGATCCATCGCGCGGTAGTAACCGATGCTGATCTGAACTATGAAGGCTCCATCAGTATAGACCCGAATCTTTGCGAGGCGGTGGACCTGGTGGAGTTCGAAAAAGTGGATGTCTATAATTGCAACAATGGGAATCGTTTCCACACCTATGTGATTTGGGGCAAGCCGGGCGAAATCTGCATTAACGGGGCCGCCGCTCATTTGGCTAGTCCAGGTGACCTTGTCATCATCGCTAGTTACACTAAGGTAAAGGAATCAAAAGTCGATACCTTTAGGCCCAAACTCGTCCTCGTGAATGGGAACAACGGGATTAAGACGATCAAAGAGCCAAACGTTCGTCGCGCTAGAGGTGCTGAGGCCCTTTAG
- a CDS encoding type III pantothenate kinase produces MNLCIDVGNSQLHGAVYENDKRLVMQIRKESSYRVSSDEMGLFLVSALREKGIDSKQIRRIGVSCVVPEELFTLKMACREYFNTEPLFLESGVKTRLKIKTRNPLEVGADRIANAIAVMELYPDQNIVVVDFGTAITLDAVSEEKEYLGGSICAGLGLAMEALGTKTAKLPHVEIVNAEKALGKSSIESIQGGLYFGYLGLVKELVRRIGEEAFGKKRYRIVATGGYSLLYRDEKLFDDIISDLVLQGVNKMLELNPIDKN; encoded by the coding sequence ATGAATCTGTGCATTGATGTGGGAAACTCTCAATTGCACGGAGCGGTTTACGAGAACGATAAGCGCCTTGTCATGCAGATCCGAAAAGAGTCTTCATATCGTGTATCGAGTGACGAAATGGGGCTGTTTCTCGTGTCGGCATTGAGAGAGAAGGGAATAGACTCCAAGCAGATCCGACGAATTGGAGTGAGCTGTGTGGTTCCGGAGGAGCTGTTTACACTCAAAATGGCTTGTCGCGAATATTTCAATACGGAACCTCTCTTTCTGGAATCTGGAGTTAAGACGCGGTTGAAGATCAAGACTCGAAATCCGCTCGAAGTGGGTGCTGACCGAATTGCTAATGCAATCGCGGTGATGGAGCTGTATCCTGACCAAAATATCGTTGTGGTCGACTTTGGTACCGCTATAACGCTGGATGCTGTTAGCGAAGAAAAGGAATACCTCGGTGGTTCCATTTGCGCGGGATTAGGCTTGGCTATGGAAGCTCTGGGGACGAAGACTGCTAAGCTTCCGCATGTGGAAATTGTGAATGCGGAAAAGGCTCTCGGGAAGTCCTCTATAGAAAGCATCCAAGGAGGACTGTATTTTGGTTACTTGGGTTTAGTGAAGGAATTGGTGAGGCGGATCGGTGAAGAAGCTTTTGGCAAAAAGAGATACCGGATTGTCGCTACCGGTGGTTACTCCCTGCTGTATAGAGACGAAAAATTGTTTGACGACATCATCTCGGATTTGGTGCTTCAAGGCGTGAACAAGATGCTGGAGTTAAATCCGATCGATAAGAATTAG
- the panC gene encoding pantoate--beta-alanine ligase, with product MIPVFRSLSEWMVFRSQLVVGHSLGFVPTMGGLHEGHSSLVRRSLAENELTAVSIFLNRTQFNNASDYETYPANFEQDLALLEDLGVDVVFAPDFEAMYPDTYLFKVSESQDSLSMEGVQRPGHFDGVLTVVLKLLNLSGAQRAYFGEKDYQQLRLVKGMVEAFFLPIEIVACETARADDGLALSSRNRRLSEAGRKKAAVFPRILTTASTPEEATGELREAGFEVEYVVDEGGRRFGAVNLEGVRLIDNWTLSVLKKLKGSLR from the coding sequence ATGATTCCAGTATTTCGCAGTCTTAGCGAGTGGATGGTGTTTCGCTCGCAACTGGTGGTTGGACATTCACTAGGATTTGTCCCGACAATGGGGGGCTTGCATGAAGGCCACAGCTCGCTTGTGCGTCGTTCGTTGGCTGAGAATGAACTGACTGCGGTGAGTATCTTTCTGAATCGAACTCAGTTTAACAACGCGTCCGACTACGAAACCTACCCCGCTAATTTTGAGCAGGACCTCGCATTACTGGAGGATCTTGGAGTAGATGTGGTGTTTGCTCCTGACTTTGAAGCAATGTACCCAGATACTTATCTGTTTAAGGTGTCGGAAAGCCAGGATTCGCTTTCTATGGAAGGAGTGCAGCGGCCGGGTCATTTCGATGGCGTATTAACGGTTGTCCTAAAATTGCTGAATTTGTCTGGAGCGCAGCGTGCTTATTTTGGCGAGAAAGACTACCAGCAATTACGATTGGTCAAAGGAATGGTGGAAGCGTTTTTTCTACCCATTGAGATTGTTGCTTGTGAAACGGCAAGGGCGGACGATGGATTGGCCTTGAGCTCGCGAAACCGCCGTCTTTCAGAAGCAGGCCGAAAAAAGGCGGCAGTTTTCCCCCGCATACTCACGACTGCCTCGACTCCTGAGGAAGCGACTGGCGAGCTTAGGGAAGCGGGTTTCGAAGTAGAGTACGTAGTGGATGAAGGAGGTCGCCGTTTTGGGGCGGTTAATTTGGAGGGGGTACGGTTGATCGACAATTGGACACTTAGCGTATTGAAGAAATTGAAAGGGTCATTGCGATGA
- the panB gene encoding 3-methyl-2-oxobutanoate hydroxymethyltransferase — translation MKTIPDFYKRKAAGEPITMVTCYDAATAKILNETSVDSILVGDSCAMVVHGFDSTIHATVEMMEAHTAAVRRGAPNKVIIGDMPFLSYRGGIEASTNAVAKLMRAGANALKVERCRGNIELITRLVEGGVPVMGHLGMTPQSVNEFGGFKIQARNGDAAQALLDEALELEESGCFSIVLECIPSEVAERVTDALGIPTIGIGSGPETSGQVLVLNDLLGLDSDFQPPFARRYMDADQMINRAVEGYCEDVRDRGYPGDGEYKP, via the coding sequence ATGAAAACGATTCCAGATTTCTACAAGCGGAAAGCCGCTGGCGAGCCGATCACCATGGTGACGTGCTACGACGCAGCAACGGCCAAAATCCTAAACGAGACGAGTGTTGACTCGATCTTAGTGGGCGACTCCTGCGCGATGGTGGTGCACGGGTTTGACAGCACCATCCACGCGACTGTCGAGATGATGGAAGCGCACACGGCGGCGGTTCGGCGTGGGGCACCAAATAAAGTAATCATAGGTGATATGCCCTTTCTTTCCTACAGGGGTGGGATTGAGGCGTCTACGAACGCGGTGGCCAAACTAATGCGGGCTGGGGCGAACGCGTTAAAAGTCGAGCGATGCCGTGGAAATATTGAACTGATCACTCGACTGGTGGAAGGGGGCGTTCCTGTGATGGGTCACTTAGGTATGACGCCCCAATCGGTCAACGAATTCGGGGGGTTTAAAATTCAGGCTAGAAACGGCGATGCGGCCCAAGCGCTTCTTGATGAGGCGCTCGAATTGGAAGAATCAGGCTGCTTCTCAATTGTACTCGAGTGCATTCCTAGCGAAGTGGCGGAACGAGTGACAGATGCGCTGGGGATCCCTACGATTGGAATCGGTAGTGGCCCGGAGACTTCTGGGCAGGTTTTGGTTCTAAACGATCTCCTGGGGTTGGACTCTGACTTCCAGCCTCCGTTTGCGCGTCGCTACATGGACGCGGATCAGATGATTAATCGGGCAGTGGAAGGATACTGCGAAGACGTTCGGGATCGTGGCTACCCCGGCGATGGAGAGTATAAGCCATGA
- a CDS encoding UDP-N-acetylglucosamine 1-carboxyvinyltransferase, which translates to MADLIVHGGKPLSGSITPSGNKNAVLPILCASLLSSGPVELSNIPAITDIEKLVAFFRQIGSQIDWNREAKTMRLDHSNLESSFNAGDLPQGMRSSVLLFAPLLYRFKKISLDSNPKGCALGIRELDPHLEILSQLGAKISHNGRLEISITDRFKGAEHWADYMSVTTTETFVMAAALGMGNSTLTNAASEPHVQDLCRFLESMGAKIEGIGTSVLSVTGVDSLSETSAQISSDHHEVATFLALGAITGGEVIVTDSNSKHFALIGRSFAKLGVEIHHDGDIAICPADQTFRIQQPYTTNLLPKIEAAPWPYFPVDLLPLMIALATKADGVMHFWNKVYEGGFSWIPELTKFGAHVVSSDPHRIIVFGKRPMRPASVEPPYIIRAAVALYMMAASIEGNSVVRKADPIRRAHPYFAENLRKLGADIEWDE; encoded by the coding sequence ATGGCTGACCTAATAGTACACGGCGGTAAGCCGCTCAGCGGAAGCATCACGCCTTCAGGCAACAAGAACGCGGTATTGCCGATTCTCTGTGCGAGTCTGCTCTCCTCGGGGCCGGTTGAGCTATCGAATATCCCAGCCATTACCGATATCGAGAAACTCGTCGCTTTCTTTCGCCAAATCGGTTCGCAAATCGACTGGAATCGGGAGGCGAAGACGATGCGACTCGACCACTCGAATTTGGAAAGCTCCTTCAACGCGGGGGATCTGCCCCAAGGAATGCGGTCGTCCGTGCTTCTCTTCGCACCGCTTCTCTACCGGTTCAAAAAGATCTCACTGGACTCAAATCCAAAAGGCTGCGCCTTGGGCATACGCGAACTCGATCCGCACCTTGAAATTCTCTCACAACTCGGAGCGAAAATCTCTCACAACGGACGCCTGGAGATTTCCATAACGGATCGATTCAAAGGAGCAGAGCATTGGGCGGACTACATGTCGGTTACAACGACGGAGACGTTCGTTATGGCGGCGGCTCTCGGAATGGGAAACTCTACGTTGACTAACGCAGCGAGTGAGCCTCACGTACAGGACTTGTGCCGCTTTCTGGAAAGCATGGGCGCTAAAATAGAAGGCATAGGCACGAGCGTTCTGAGCGTAACGGGTGTCGATAGTTTATCCGAAACCAGTGCCCAAATCAGCTCAGATCATCACGAAGTTGCTACTTTCCTCGCTCTCGGCGCTATTACGGGCGGGGAAGTAATTGTCACAGACTCGAATTCGAAGCACTTCGCCCTGATCGGTCGCAGCTTTGCCAAGCTAGGAGTGGAAATCCACCACGATGGAGATATTGCCATTTGCCCCGCAGATCAAACGTTCCGTATCCAGCAACCCTATACAACTAATTTGCTGCCCAAGATTGAGGCCGCGCCTTGGCCCTACTTTCCCGTGGATTTGCTTCCGCTCATGATTGCCCTCGCTACAAAAGCCGACGGAGTCATGCACTTTTGGAACAAAGTATACGAGGGTGGCTTTTCATGGATTCCCGAACTCACCAAATTTGGGGCCCACGTCGTGTCGAGCGACCCACACCGCATCATCGTTTTTGGGAAGCGACCCATGCGGCCCGCTTCAGTCGAGCCTCCCTACATCATTCGTGCCGCTGTGGCTCTCTACATGATGGCAGCCAGCATAGAAGGTAACAGCGTTGTCCGCAAAGCGGACCCCATTCGCCGCGCCCATCCCTATTTCGCAGAAAACCTGCGTAAGCTCGGCGCGGATATCGAGTGGGACGAGTAA
- a CDS encoding RNA polymerase sigma factor: MSALAVSITDEYSKSQTMTSEKPKTQRYVSDAELVQAGYRYALSIARHHQDAEDLVQQAWMKLVRAYGKVEGTPVLFRAVRNLFYDQKRRSKIVQFEPLESHPESGRLESKGVSMDMELLMSKLRPEESEALFLNVVEGYTASEISERTGSPRGTILSHIHRARQKLAKALGSEFRESK; the protein is encoded by the coding sequence ATGAGCGCATTAGCGGTTTCCATTACGGACGAATACTCGAAATCTCAGACTATGACTTCCGAAAAGCCCAAGACTCAGCGATACGTTAGCGATGCAGAGCTGGTGCAGGCGGGCTATCGCTATGCGCTGTCGATCGCAAGACACCATCAAGATGCGGAGGATTTGGTTCAACAGGCTTGGATGAAGTTGGTCCGAGCGTACGGGAAAGTAGAAGGAACGCCAGTTCTTTTCAGAGCCGTTCGAAATCTTTTCTACGATCAGAAGCGCCGGAGCAAAATTGTCCAGTTTGAGCCTCTGGAATCGCATCCGGAGAGTGGGAGGTTGGAATCCAAGGGCGTCTCTATGGATATGGAGCTTTTAATGAGTAAACTAAGGCCGGAAGAGAGCGAAGCCTTGTTCCTCAATGTAGTCGAAGGGTACACCGCGAGTGAGATATCCGAACGAACGGGTTCCCCCCGAGGTACGATACTAAGCCACATTCACCGAGCTCGCCAGAAATTAGCCAAAGCGTTGGGAAGCGAATTCCGGGAAAGCAAGTAG
- the gmk gene encoding guanylate kinase, protein MDTLPEKEIALLLILAGPAGSGKTTLCDRLLAENANTERVVTCTTRPPREGEVNGIDYHFLSDEQFDANVENGEFLEWAKVHANRYGTLKSVIENKLSEYIDLVMNIDVQGVAAVQKAARDHSAIGQRLVSVFIMPDSFEELRRRLRERGKDDEAEIDRRIRSAEKEIGAWKSFDYAFRSHSKEADFDTIRSIWQAEKRRVARIA, encoded by the coding sequence ATGGATACGCTGCCCGAAAAAGAAATTGCACTGCTTCTAATATTGGCGGGACCCGCGGGTAGCGGAAAAACGACGCTTTGCGACCGTCTTTTGGCAGAAAACGCGAATACTGAACGAGTGGTAACTTGCACAACGCGGCCACCTCGTGAAGGCGAGGTAAACGGAATCGACTACCACTTTCTGTCTGACGAGCAATTTGATGCGAATGTAGAAAATGGCGAATTCTTGGAATGGGCAAAGGTGCACGCTAACCGTTATGGAACGCTAAAATCGGTTATCGAGAATAAGCTGTCAGAGTATATCGACCTCGTGATGAATATCGATGTACAGGGAGTCGCTGCAGTTCAGAAAGCAGCCAGGGATCATTCTGCCATAGGGCAACGGCTGGTTTCTGTATTCATTATGCCTGACAGTTTTGAGGAGCTTCGCCGTCGGCTGCGTGAGCGGGGAAAGGATGACGAAGCGGAAATCGATCGTCGCATACGTTCGGCCGAGAAAGAGATTGGGGCATGGAAGTCGTTTGACTATGCGTTCCGGTCTCATTCGAAAGAGGCGGATTTTGACACGATTCGTAGTATTTGGCAGGCTGAAAAACGCCGGGTTGCCCGTATTGCCTAG